A genomic segment from Nocardia cyriacigeorgica GUH-2 encodes:
- a CDS encoding heat shock protein transcriptional repressor HspR, whose protein sequence is MSGDPKQASGGPSRAEYFMISVAAQLAGMHAQTLRTYDRLGLVTPQRTSGGGRRYSARDVELLREVQRLSQDEGVNLAGIKRIIELTNQVEQLQQRVAELSAELERARANYRPDLTPPQRSTALVVWQPRHRR, encoded by the coding sequence ATGTCCGGAGATCCGAAGCAGGCGTCAGGGGGGCCGTCGCGAGCCGAGTACTTCATGATCTCGGTGGCGGCCCAATTGGCCGGTATGCATGCGCAGACCTTGCGCACGTATGACCGGCTGGGTCTGGTGACGCCACAACGCACTTCGGGCGGCGGGCGGCGCTATTCGGCCCGGGACGTGGAGCTGTTGCGCGAGGTGCAGCGGCTGTCCCAGGACGAGGGCGTCAACCTGGCCGGCATCAAACGCATCATCGAACTCACCAATCAGGTCGAACAACTGCAGCAGCGAGTGGCCGAGCTGAGTGCGGAACTGGAACGGGCCCGGGCGAATTACCGTCCGGATCTGACCCCGCCGCAGCGCAGCACCGCGCTGGTGGTGTGGCAGCCGCGTCATCGCCGGTAG
- a CDS encoding globin domain-containing protein, translated as MDSRSVALIRTTFKAVAAEEGGAERLSRSFYAILFTEYPAIRDYFPAAMDAQRDRLVKAIGYALDRLEEPEKLLPFLAQLGRDHRKYGVQRAHYTAVAESLKAAMRRFAGSEMWTDEVERAWTEGLTLISDTMIGAAEQERTPPVWTGTVVERREVLRNLAVVRLQLDQPMQYAAGQYVSVQIPSRPRMWRYMSPAVPANANGEIEFHIRSVLGGWVSPAMVGNTVVGDQWLFGSPLGGLGIPRNVKRKMLMIGCGTGIAPLRAQLMAMTHRRINPKVHLFVGGHHPCDLYDLETLSKLAVANKWLTVTPVTERDENPWWYYDSGESERTWPGLEPRVTGQIGKIVAGYGAWADRDVQIVGSPSMVQTTKFRLMATGTRAMNIRHDPLF; from the coding sequence ATGGATTCGCGGTCCGTCGCGCTGATCAGAACGACGTTCAAGGCGGTTGCCGCGGAAGAGGGTGGGGCGGAGCGGTTGTCCAGGTCGTTCTATGCGATCTTGTTCACCGAATATCCGGCGATCCGCGACTATTTTCCCGCGGCGATGGACGCACAGCGTGATCGCCTTGTCAAGGCCATCGGCTACGCGCTCGACCGGCTGGAGGAGCCGGAAAAGTTGCTGCCGTTTCTCGCCCAGCTCGGCCGCGATCACCGCAAGTACGGTGTGCAACGGGCCCATTACACGGCAGTCGCGGAATCGCTGAAGGCGGCGATGCGCCGGTTCGCCGGTTCGGAGATGTGGACCGACGAGGTCGAGCGCGCCTGGACCGAGGGCCTCACCCTGATCTCGGACACCATGATCGGCGCCGCCGAACAGGAACGCACGCCTCCGGTGTGGACCGGCACCGTCGTCGAACGCCGCGAGGTGCTGCGCAATCTGGCGGTGGTCCGGCTGCAACTGGACCAGCCCATGCAATACGCCGCGGGCCAATACGTGAGCGTGCAGATTCCGTCCCGGCCGCGCATGTGGCGCTATATGTCGCCCGCGGTTCCGGCGAATGCCAACGGCGAAATCGAATTCCATATCCGCTCGGTGCTCGGCGGCTGGGTCAGCCCGGCCATGGTCGGCAATACCGTCGTCGGTGATCAGTGGCTGTTCGGCTCGCCGCTGGGCGGGCTGGGAATTCCACGCAATGTGAAACGCAAAATGCTGATGATCGGCTGCGGCACCGGAATCGCGCCGCTACGCGCGCAGTTGATGGCGATGACGCATCGCCGCATCAATCCGAAGGTGCACCTGTTTGTCGGCGGTCATCATCCGTGCGATCTCTACGATCTGGAGACGCTGAGCAAACTCGCGGTCGCCAACAAATGGCTCACCGTCACCCCGGTCACCGAGCGCGACGAAAATCCCTGGTGGTACTACGATTCCGGCGAGTCGGAAAGAACCTGGCCCGGCCTCGAACCACGGGTGACCGGGCAGATCGGAAAGATCGTCGCCGGATACGGCGCATGGGCCGACCGCGATGTGCAGATCGTCGGCTCACCCTCCATGGTGCAGACCACCAAGTTCCGCCTGATGGCTACCGGGACCCGCGCCATGAACATTCGTCACGACCCGCTCTTCTGA
- the dnaJ gene encoding molecular chaperone DnaJ: MSQREWIEKDFYKELGVSSGASQDEIKKAYRKLARDLHPDANPGDTKAEEKFKAVSEAHAVLSDPAKRKEYDETRKLFAGGGYPRGGFTPGGAGGFSQEFNLGDIFGAGATGADGGLGDLFGGLFNRGGTRAASRPRRGSDVETETTLGFREAAQGATVPLRMTSPSPCTTCHGSGAKPGTSPRVCPHCNGTGVISRNQGAFGFSEPCDDCRGTGSIIDNPCVDCHGSGIQNRTRTITVRIPPGVADGQRIRLAGQGEAGLRGAPSGDLFVTVHVSQDRVFGRSGDDLTLVLPVSYSELVLGTTVSVPTLEGRVGVKVPPGTADGRILRVRGRGVPKRGGGAGDLLVTVKVAVPQKLDDNATDALRALQEAEKASGFDPRAGWAGA, from the coding sequence CAACGGGAGTGGATCGAAAAGGACTTCTACAAGGAGCTGGGCGTCTCCTCCGGTGCCTCGCAGGACGAGATCAAAAAGGCCTACCGCAAGCTCGCGCGTGACCTGCACCCGGATGCCAATCCCGGCGACACCAAAGCCGAGGAGAAGTTCAAAGCCGTCAGCGAGGCGCATGCCGTGCTGTCGGATCCGGCCAAGCGCAAGGAATACGACGAGACGCGCAAGCTGTTCGCCGGCGGTGGTTATCCGCGCGGAGGATTCACCCCCGGCGGTGCCGGCGGATTCTCCCAGGAGTTCAACCTCGGCGATATCTTCGGCGCCGGTGCCACCGGTGCCGACGGCGGCCTGGGCGATCTGTTCGGCGGTCTGTTCAACCGGGGCGGCACGCGAGCGGCGAGCCGGCCCCGGCGCGGTTCCGATGTGGAGACCGAGACGACCCTCGGTTTCCGCGAGGCCGCGCAGGGCGCCACCGTCCCGCTGCGGATGACCAGTCCGTCGCCGTGCACCACCTGTCACGGCAGCGGGGCCAAGCCGGGCACCAGCCCGCGGGTGTGCCCGCACTGCAACGGCACCGGCGTGATCAGCCGCAACCAGGGCGCGTTCGGGTTCAGCGAACCCTGCGACGACTGCCGTGGGACCGGTTCGATCATCGACAATCCGTGTGTGGACTGCCATGGCAGCGGTATCCAGAACCGGACCCGCACCATCACCGTGCGCATCCCGCCGGGTGTGGCGGACGGGCAGCGGATCCGGTTGGCCGGGCAGGGCGAGGCCGGTCTGCGCGGTGCGCCCTCGGGCGATCTGTTCGTGACCGTGCACGTCAGCCAGGACCGGGTCTTCGGCCGCAGCGGCGACGACCTGACCTTGGTGCTGCCGGTCAGCTACAGCGAACTGGTCCTCGGCACCACGGTGTCGGTGCCGACGCTGGAGGGCCGGGTCGGCGTGAAGGTGCCACCGGGCACGGCCGACGGCCGCATCCTGCGGGTGCGCGGTCGCGGTGTGCCCAAGCGCGGCGGCGGAGCCGGTGACCTGCTGGTCACCGTCAAGGTCGCGGTGCCGCAGAAACTGGATGACAACGCCACCGATGCGCTGCGCGCGCTGCAGGAGGCGGAGAAGGCCAGCGGTTTCGATCCGCGAGCAGGATGGGCAGGTGCGTGA
- a CDS encoding FAD-binding oxidoreductase, producing the protein MDIDPHAPRNGAIPEAPVWKSTVVGHHRLRHDLAVIRLIGEFVPFTAGQSVEVRVPQFPGLRRRLSPALPPSLDGKLEFHVRTVPGGWCSGGIVADTAAGDEWTIGAPAGTFYVDPEGDEVVMIAGGTGLAPMRAQILELARREVQPPTYLFVGGSSPRDLYAADMLALLAEELPWLTVVPVVESLEDPDPIDEWHERARVDIGFAPDDMLQGTLADVVGSHGAFDRHQVLVCGSPAMTRATVQRLLDTGTPAERIQYEGG; encoded by the coding sequence ATGGACATCGATCCGCATGCGCCCCGCAACGGCGCGATTCCGGAAGCGCCCGTGTGGAAATCGACGGTCGTCGGGCACCACCGGCTGCGCCATGATCTCGCGGTGATCCGCTTGATCGGCGAGTTCGTGCCGTTCACCGCCGGGCAGTCGGTGGAGGTGCGGGTGCCGCAGTTCCCCGGCCTGCGCCGCCGATTGTCCCCGGCGCTGCCGCCGTCGCTGGACGGCAAGCTGGAGTTCCATGTGCGGACGGTGCCCGGCGGATGGTGCAGCGGCGGGATCGTGGCCGATACCGCGGCCGGCGACGAGTGGACCATCGGCGCTCCCGCGGGCACGTTCTACGTCGACCCGGAGGGCGACGAGGTCGTGATGATCGCGGGCGGAACCGGTTTGGCGCCGATGCGCGCGCAGATCCTGGAACTGGCCCGCCGCGAGGTGCAGCCACCGACGTATCTGTTCGTGGGCGGGTCGTCGCCACGCGATCTCTACGCCGCCGACATGCTGGCCCTGCTGGCCGAGGAATTGCCCTGGCTGACCGTGGTTCCGGTGGTGGAGAGCCTGGAGGATCCGGATCCGATCGACGAGTGGCATGAGCGTGCGCGGGTGGATATCGGCTTCGCACCCGATGACATGCTGCAGGGGACACTGGCGGATGTGGTCGGCTCGCACGGCGCCTTCGATCGGCATCAGGTGCTGGTGTGCGGCTCCCCCGCGATGACGCGCGCCACCGTGCAACGGCTACTGGACACCGGGACGCCGGCCGAACGCATTCAGTACGAGGGCGGCTGA
- a CDS encoding FAD-binding oxidoreductase — protein MDARSAALVRANFRSVVDSPHGPERLISAFYGHLFAENPRLRDLFPPAMDMQPKRLVTAIQYMLDHLEDWDRAQKFLEQLARDHRKYGVEASHYDLAGRALFAAARTYNGSAWNDELADGWRDVTLLIAAAMAIGANSDDSPPYWEATVVGHRHVLEDLAIVRLQSDSPIPYQAGQYVPVAVPQRPKMWRYLSPAIPANPYGEIEFHVRKVRGGWVSPAIVNDTTVGDRWLIGGPLGGLHVDQDSGRDVLMIGSGTGIAPLRAQLIEMGQRGINPRVHFFIGGVYPCDLYDVENMWQLSQSNPWLTIVPVCEQKTNPWWYPHPAADAPYGMHRRLVGNLGAVVASFGSWSDRQIQIAGSAKMIADTRRALLAVGTPESIISSDPV, from the coding sequence GTGGATGCGCGTTCGGCTGCGCTGGTCCGCGCCAACTTCCGTTCGGTGGTCGATTCACCGCACGGACCCGAGCGGTTGATCAGTGCGTTTTATGGTCATCTGTTCGCCGAGAATCCTCGGCTGCGGGATCTGTTCCCGCCTGCCATGGATATGCAGCCGAAACGCCTGGTCACCGCGATCCAGTACATGCTCGATCACCTCGAGGACTGGGACCGGGCGCAGAAGTTCCTCGAACAGCTGGCCCGCGATCACCGCAAGTACGGCGTGGAGGCCTCGCACTACGACCTGGCCGGGCGCGCGCTGTTCGCGGCCGCGCGCACCTACAACGGCTCGGCCTGGAACGACGAGCTGGCCGACGGCTGGCGCGATGTCACCCTGCTGATCGCCGCCGCCATGGCCATCGGCGCGAACTCCGACGATTCGCCGCCGTACTGGGAGGCCACCGTCGTCGGGCACCGGCACGTACTCGAAGACCTGGCGATCGTGCGCCTGCAATCCGACAGCCCGATCCCCTATCAGGCCGGTCAGTACGTGCCGGTCGCGGTGCCGCAGCGGCCGAAGATGTGGCGGTACCTGTCGCCGGCGATTCCGGCGAATCCGTACGGCGAGATCGAATTCCATGTGCGCAAGGTGCGCGGCGGCTGGGTGAGCCCGGCCATCGTCAACGACACCACCGTCGGCGACCGCTGGCTGATCGGCGGGCCGCTCGGTGGTCTGCATGTGGATCAGGACAGCGGTCGCGATGTGCTGATGATCGGCTCCGGCACCGGGATCGCGCCGCTGCGCGCCCAGCTCATCGAGATGGGTCAGCGCGGCATCAATCCGCGGGTGCACTTCTTCATCGGCGGGGTGTACCCCTGCGATCTGTACGACGTGGAGAACATGTGGCAGCTCTCGCAGAGCAACCCGTGGCTGACCATCGTGCCGGTGTGCGAGCAGAAGACCAACCCGTGGTGGTATCCGCATCCGGCCGCCGACGCGCCGTACGGCATGCACCGGCGGCTGGTCGGTAATCTCGGAGCGGTGGTCGCCAGCTTCGGGTCGTGGTCGGATCGGCAGATCCAGATCGCCGGTTCGGCGAAGATGATCGCCGACACCCGGCGCGCGCTACTCGCGGTGGGCACCCCGGAGTCGATCATCAGTTCCGATCCCGTCTGA